The Primulina tabacum isolate GXHZ01 chromosome 7, ASM2559414v2, whole genome shotgun sequence genome includes a window with the following:
- the LOC142552173 gene encoding LOW QUALITY PROTEIN: uncharacterized protein LOC142552173 (The sequence of the model RefSeq protein was modified relative to this genomic sequence to represent the inferred CDS: deleted 1 base in 1 codon) yields the protein MEKIGCTIDGNLDDSKFNEPIPWIGLYVVAASAACAIAMAIDAFHGFRYRKFWFPCKFFALNAATLTVIAVAVKLSVDLNTSMPRSHDQLAKLSSTVFMCIVIGNSLPSLGNMSDKELMMNVVALGILVITVIVNVCIQLGTGVIYVFFIEHVLVMFLMVVLFGIVLSSALAIPATKLYLDLKYDKKFKRANRESINHANDSITQRLTDDLERYWVMAHTCNPQFVMGRLATCTASGAFCLLSALTLAEAMLRSYLMPLSFRFCVGESDYKWSSILILVTQAVAIGAGTIAPAMRWFTAIKFTCPKKASRACRVKRLWVEKYWINKLHHLKETPLDLRIYSRQGRKLVHNTKNKVLDVCIWIQIAVVVSSKSVRLTSIYFVYLFLIFHQSCKKLVGSFRCTSTNPNFDAELDTNNSCKLDLSRYVLHLEGEEEIVDLMTGCDRDATGHWIRMGRKKQPRYLIQLLEKLSTSRGGFEGVYNFDSNQVPSLDLEEPLNSWALPVVTLTSIAVAVSNTDFRSVKELINCVHEGLIYIRIVENSLDIKRDLVNNRKTAQMLWAEVELHYKWLDVELREMALQGKSPRDIISELSDIAKNKFLEYRKIDIIGCLRDSPSKWPGNLLAANSMYRVCQTLLLTTGHKSNECSKAMFERLTSMITDVIGAGLTNLQHAIMIKCHHSSIEEREEMVRMGILLLGKSEKILEILSCQPLPSSNPEPLACINEWRALNKKKDPLSCDSAPTSSESNFSTSPDLYLRIE from the exons ATGGAGAAGATTGGTTGCACCATCGATGGAAACTTGGATGATTCCAAGTTCAACGAGCCGATACCATGGATCGGCCTCTATGTCGTGGCAGCCTCTGCAGCTTGCGCAATAGCCATGGCGATAGACGCCTTCCACGGCTTCAGGTACCGAAAATTCTGGTTCCCTTGCAAATTTTTTGCTCTCAATGCCGCAACTTTGACTGTCATCGCCGTGGCAGTCAAGCTCTCGGTTGATCTTAACACCTCCATGCCCCGCTCGCATGATCAGCTAGCCAAGCTTAGCAGCACTGTTTTTATGTGCATAGTAATTGGTAATTCTTTGCCTTCTTTGGGAAACATGTCAGATAAAGAGCTGATGATGAATGTGGTGGCTTTGGGGATTCTTGTTATTACTGTAATTGTTAATGTTTGCATCCAATTGGGTACCGGAGTGATTTACGTGTTCTTTATAGAACATGTTCTCGTGATGTTTTTAATGGTGGTTCTTTTCGGGATCGTGCTTTCTTCGGCTTTGGCGATTCCTGCGACTAAGTTGTATCTTGATCTCAAGTATGATAAGAAGTTCAAAAGAGCAAATAGAGAATCCATTAACCATGCCAATGATTCCATAACTCAGAGACTGACAGACGACCTTGAAAGATATTGGGTGATGGCTCATACGTGTAACCCGCAGTTCGTTATGGGGCGGTTGGCAACTTGCACGGCCTCGGGAGCGTTCTGCCTGCTGAGCGCCTTGACTTTGGCGGAAGCGATGCTTCGTAGCTACCTTATGCCACTGTCCTTTAGATTTTGTGTCGGAGAGTCGGATTACAAGTGGTCAAGTATTTTGATACTTGTGACTCAGGCTGTTGCGATAGGAGCAGGTACGATAGCCCCGGCTATGAGATGGTTCACAGCCATCAAATTCACGTGTCCCAAGAAAGCGAGCAGGGCCTGCAGGGTCAAGCGCTTATGGGTGGAAAAATACTGGATAAATAAGCTGCATCATCTGAAAGAGACTCCGTTGGATCTGAGAATCTACAGCCGGCAGGGTCGAAAGCTTGTGCAT AATACGAAGAACAAGGTCTTGGATGTATGCATTTGGATTCAGATAGCAGTTGTGGTGTCGAGCAAATCAGTCCGGCTAACATCCATCTACTTTGTGTACTTGTTTCTGATTTTCCACCAGAGCTGCAAGAAACTTGTCGGCTCGTTCAGATGCACCAGCACAAATCCGAACTTTGATGCAGAATTGGATACTAACAACAGTTGCAAGCTGGATCTCAGCCGCTATGTTTTGCATCTTGAAGGAGAGGAAGAGATCGTGGACTTGATGACGGGATGTGACAGGGATGCTACTGGACATTGGATCAGAATGGGGAGAAAGAAGCAGCCACGGTATCTCATACAACTTTTAGAGAAACTCAGTACTTCACGAGGAGGATTCGAGGGGgtatataactttgacagtaaCCAGGTTCCGTCTCTGGATCTTGAAGAACCCCTCAACAGCTGGGCTCTACCCGTGGTGACACTAACAAGCATTGCCGTTGCAGTTAGCAACACCGACTTTCGTTCTGTGAAAGAGCTAATAAATTGCGTACATGAAGGCCTTATCTACATTAGAATCGTGGAAAATAGTCTGGACATAAAAAGGGACCTTGTCAATAACAGAAAAACAGCACAAATGCTGTGGGCCGAAGTAGAGCTCCATTACAAGTGGCTTGATGTGGAACTTCGTGAAATGGCGCTCCAAGGAAAAAGCCCCAGAGACATAATTTCAGAACTTTCGGACATAGCTAAGAACAAGTTTTTAGAGTACAGAAAGATTGATATAATAGGCTGTTTGAGGGACAGCCCTTCAAAATGGCCAGGCAATCTCTTGGCTGCAAATTCGATGTATCGAGTGTGCCAAACCCTTTTGCTAACTACGGGTCACAAATCCAATGAGTGCAGCAAAGCAATGTTCGAAAGACTTACCTCCATGATCACCGACGTGATAGGGGCTGGTCTCACGAACCTGCAACATGCCATAATGATAAAATGTCACCATAGCAGCATTGAAGAAAGAGAGGAAATGGTCCGCATGGGTATTCTTCTTCTTGGTAAATCAGAAAAGATCTTAGAAATTCTCAGTTGCCAGCCACTTCCAAGTTCAAATCCAGAACCATTGGCTTGCATTAACGAATGGCGTGCATTAAACAAAAAGAAAGATCCTCTGTCTTGTGATTCCGCTCCTACAAGTAGTGAATCGAATTTTAGTACTTCACCAGACTTGTACCTGCGTATCGAGTAA
- the LOC142552174 gene encoding autophagy-related protein 8f-like translates to MAKRSFREEHDLAKRHDEAARIREKYPDRIPVIVEKAENSNIPSIDKKKYLVPADLTVGQFVYVIRRRIKLSAEKAIFIFMDNMLPPTGALMSTVYEEKQDEDGFLYVTYSGENTVWGPDSIIAALDYNML, encoded by the exons ATGGCAAAGCGTTCGTTCAGGGAAGAGCATGACCTCG CGAAAAGACATGATGAGGCTGCTAGAATCAGGGAGAAATACCCAGATAGAATCCCG GTGATTGTTGAGAAGGCAGAAAACAGTAATATCCCCAGTATTGACAAGAAAAA GTATCTGGTACCGGCTGACTTAACTGTTGGACAGTTTGTCTATGTGATACGCAGAAGGATCAAACTGAGTGCCGAAAAGGCAATTTTCATATTTATGGACAACATGTTGCCGCCAACAG gcGCTCTAATGTCGACTGTGTACGAGGAAAAGCAGGATGAAGATGGTTTCCTTTACGTAACCTACAGCGGAGAGAACACAGTTTGGGGACCAGATTCTATCATAGCTGCCCTTGATTACAACATGCTTTGA
- the LOC142552176 gene encoding uncharacterized protein LOC142552176 isoform X1 has protein sequence METLAELERIQTRILHRISKLERSHLPQHFSQSLSLSPATAASASAAADVTTEVRLSSILCANGVRDFAFKRVPSDYYCRPLEARRDVLSAASIHHLCKSIVLVNTQAPSDVTDCGDRNYSKYYVVIVQYTARFNAESVKNFLYALNDGKISKKKINMRLAPEAASAKLTGYEHNGVTCIGMKTDIPVILDEAIVKLKPDFFWLGGGEIDLKLGIRTSQFIDFVKPFVVNCSSS, from the exons ATGGAGACTCTGGCGGAGCTAGAGAGAATCCAGACCCGAATCCTGCACCGGATATCGAAACTCGAACGCTCTCATTTACCCCAACACTTCTCCcaatctctctctctctctccagCCACCGCCGCCTCCGCCAGTGCAGCTGCCGATGTCACCACCGAAGTCCGCCTCTCCTCCATACTCTGCGCCAACGGCGTTCGAGACTTCGCATTCAAACGCGTCCCCTCTGATTACTACTGCCGGCCTCTCGAAGCCCGCCGAGATGTCCTCTCTGCCGCCTCTATTCATCATCTTTGCAAGAGCATTGTTTTG GTAAACACTCAAGCCCCTTCCGATGTTACTGATTGTGGTGATCGGAATTATTCCAAGTACTATGTAGTCATTGTTCAG TATACTGCTCGATTTAATGCTGAGAGTGTCAAGAACTTTTTGTACGCACTCAACGATGGCAAAATatcgaaaaagaaaatcaaCA TGAGACTTGCTCCAGAAGCAGCATCGGCAAAGTTGACTGGTTATGAACACAATGGAGTGACCTGCATTGGCATGAAAACTGATATACCG GTGATTTTGGATGAAGCGATTGTGAAGCTCAAACCAGATTTCTTCTGGTTGGGAGGTGGAGAAATTGATCTTAAGTTGGGGATCAGGACTTCACAATTCATTGATTTTGTAAAGCCATTTGTTGTCAACTGTAGCAGTAGTTGA
- the LOC142552176 gene encoding uncharacterized protein LOC142552176 isoform X2, with amino-acid sequence METLAELERIQTRILHRISKLERSHLPQHFSQSLSLSPATAASASAAADVTTEVRLSSILCANGVRDFAFKRVPSDYYCRPLEARRDVLSAASIHHLCKSIVLYTARFNAESVKNFLYALNDGKISKKKINMRLAPEAASAKLTGYEHNGVTCIGMKTDIPVILDEAIVKLKPDFFWLGGGEIDLKLGIRTSQFIDFVKPFVVNCSSS; translated from the exons ATGGAGACTCTGGCGGAGCTAGAGAGAATCCAGACCCGAATCCTGCACCGGATATCGAAACTCGAACGCTCTCATTTACCCCAACACTTCTCCcaatctctctctctctctccagCCACCGCCGCCTCCGCCAGTGCAGCTGCCGATGTCACCACCGAAGTCCGCCTCTCCTCCATACTCTGCGCCAACGGCGTTCGAGACTTCGCATTCAAACGCGTCCCCTCTGATTACTACTGCCGGCCTCTCGAAGCCCGCCGAGATGTCCTCTCTGCCGCCTCTATTCATCATCTTTGCAAGAGCATTGTTTTG TATACTGCTCGATTTAATGCTGAGAGTGTCAAGAACTTTTTGTACGCACTCAACGATGGCAAAATatcgaaaaagaaaatcaaCA TGAGACTTGCTCCAGAAGCAGCATCGGCAAAGTTGACTGGTTATGAACACAATGGAGTGACCTGCATTGGCATGAAAACTGATATACCG GTGATTTTGGATGAAGCGATTGTGAAGCTCAAACCAGATTTCTTCTGGTTGGGAGGTGGAGAAATTGATCTTAAGTTGGGGATCAGGACTTCACAATTCATTGATTTTGTAAAGCCATTTGTTGTCAACTGTAGCAGTAGTTGA
- the LOC142552175 gene encoding cation/H(+) antiporter 15-like: MSDAGATTINKTDDTIICYAPTMITTNGIWQGDNPLDYSLPLFILQLSLVVVITRILVFVLKPFRQPRVISEILGGVILGPSLLGQSTRFANTIFPLRSVMVLETMANVGLLYFLFLVGVEMDIAVIRRSGKKALVIAAAGMILPFLVGFAFAFILLSDTHILKMGTFVLFLGVSLSVTAFPVLARILAELKLLNTDIGRIAMSAALINDMFAWILLAFAIAMAENEAMSLASVWVILSSVAFVIFCVYVVRPVISWLIRRTPEGESISEFYICLILTGVMISGFITDAIGTHSVFGAFVFGLVVPNGPLGVTLIEKLEDFVSGLLLPLFFAISGLKTDITLITGVKTWAILAVIIVLACAGKIAGTLLVALYYKMPFNEGLALGFLMNTKGLVEIIVLNVGKDQKVLDDQSFSVMVVAAVIMTSIIAPVVIKIYRPARKFIPYKRRTIQRTKRDGEFRVLVCVHSPRNVPTVINLLEASHPTKKSPIGAYILHLVELTGRASAMLIVHNTRKSGRPALNRTQAQSDHIINAFENFEQHAGFVSVNPLTAISPYSTMHEDICSVSEDKRVALIIIPFHKQQTVDGGMEATNPAFQTINQNVLANAPCSVGILVDRGLNGSTRLAANQVTHHVAVLFFGGADDREALAYAWRMCEHPRISLSVLRFLPGESIVEPTQEGRINQNGRQILTVVTDKDREKQLDEDYINEFRARTMHDSSVVYTEKVVNHGEETVAAIRSIDTIHDLFIVGRGQGIVSSVTAGLTDWSECPELGAIGDLLASSDFAATYSVLVVQQYVGMEAHGDAIIATPDSPNQHQEQYSFTPPRNQAVFHPQP; the protein is encoded by the exons ATGTCGGATGCAGGGGCGACAACCATCAACAAAACGGACGATACGATAATATGCTATGCTCCGACCATGATAACCACCAACGGGATTTGGCAAGGCGATAACCCTTTGGATTATTCTTTGCCACTCTTCATATTGCAATTGTCGCTCGTCGTCGTCATAACTCGTATTCTTGTTTTCGTCTTGAAACCATTTCGCCAGCCTCGTGTCATTTCTGAGATCCTT GGAGGAGTGATCTTGGGTCCATCACTGCTAGGACAAAGCACCCGATTCGCAAACACCATTTTTCCTTTAAGGAGTGTAATGGTTCTTGAAACTATGGCAAATGTAGGCCTTCTCTATTTCCTTTTTCTTGTTGGAGTAGAAATGGACATTGCTGTGATTCGTCGGAGTGGCAAAAAGGCTTTAGTCATTGCTGCTGCGGGCATGATTTTACCGTTTCTTGTTGGCTTTGCTTTCGCTTTTATTCTGCTTTCAGACACACATATCCTAAAGATGGGCACTTTCGTGCTCTTCCTTGGGGTTTCGCTTTCTGTCACCGCTTTCCCTGTTCTTGCGCGTATATTAGCAGAGCTTAAACTTCTCAACACGGACATCGGAAGAATTGCCATGTCTGCGGCTCTGATCAATGACATGTTTGCATGGATTCTCTTAGCATTTGCCATTGCCATGGCTGAGAATGAGGCAATGTCATTGGCTTCAGTTTGGGTGATATTGTCAAGCGTAGCCTTTGTTATTTTCTGTGTTTATGTGGTACGTCCGGTCATTTCATGGTTGATACGAAGGACCCCAGAAGGAGAATCCATCAGTGAATTCTACATCTGCCTTATCCTCACCGGGGTTATGATATCCGGTTTCATCACAGATGCTATAGGAACACATTCTGTTTTTGGAGCTTTCGTTTTTGGCTTAGTGGTACCCAATGGACCTCTTGGTGTAACCCTCATAGAGAAGCTTGAAGACTTCGTTTCAGGGCTCCTGCTGCCCCTTTTCTTCGCCATTAGCGGCCTCAAAACAGATATTACTTTGATAACAGGAGTGAAAACATGGGCCATTTTAGCCGTTATAATTGTTCTTGCATGTGCCGGTAAAATCGCGGGAACACTTCTCGTCGCTCTTTATTACAAGATGCCGTTCAACGAAGGGCTTGCTCTAGGTTTCCTGATGAACACGAAAGGGCTTGTAGAGATTATTGTTCTCAACGTCGGCAAAGACCAAAAG GTCTTGGATGATCAGTCTTTTTCTGTCATGGTAGTTGCAGCAGTGATTATGACTTCGATAATCGCACCAGTTGTCATCAAGATCTACAGGCCGGCGAGAAAATTCATACCATACAAAAGGAGAACGATTCAGAGAACGAAACGGGACGGCGAGTTTCGTGTCCTCGTGTGTGTTCACTCTCCAAGAAATGTCCCAACTGTCATCAACCTCCTTGAAGCCTCTCATCCTACCAAGAAATCCCCCATTGGGGCATACATTCTGCACCTTGTCGAGCTCACGGGCCGTGCATCAGCCATGCTTATAGTGCACAACACTAGGAAATCAGGACGCCCAGCCCTCAACCGTACGCAAGCTCAATCCGATCACATCATCAACGCATTTGAAAACTTTGAGCAACACGCTGGTTTCGTCTCCGTCAACCCCCTCACCGCCATATCCCCTTACTCAACCATGCATGAAGACATTTGCAGCGTCTCAGAGGACAAGCGAGTTGCCTTAATCATAATCCCTTTCCATAAGCAACAAACAGTGGATGGAGGAATGGAAGCAACCAATCCAGCATTTCAAACAATTAACCAAAATGTATTAGCCAATGCCCCTTGCTCGGTTGGGATCCTTGTGGATAGAGGACTCAACGGATCCACAAGATTGGCCGCAAATCAAGTAACTCACCATGTAGCGGTACTATTCTTTGGTGGAGCAGACGACAGAGAAGCATTAGCATATGCATGGAGGATGTGTGAACATCCCAGGATCAGTCTCTCCGTATTGCGTTTCCTTCCCGGAGAAAGTATAGTGGAACCAACTCAGGAAGGCCGAATTAATCAAAATGGCCGCCAAATCTTGACTGTAGTGACCGATAAGGATAGAGAAAAACAGCTAGACGAGGACTATATAAACGAGTTCCGGGCAAGAACTATGCATGATTCCTCTGTAGTCTACACTGAGAAAGTGGTGAATCATGGAGAAGAAACAGTAGCAGCGATAAGATCAATAGACACAATCCATGATTTGTTTATAGTAGGTAGAGGACAGGGCATCGTATCCTCGGTGACTGCTGGACTTACTGACTGGAGCGAGTGCCCGGAACTCGGTGCCATTGGAGATTTATTGGCCTCATCAGATTTTGCGGCCACATATTCAGTGCTTGTCGTGCAACAATATGTGGGGATGGAGGCCCATGGAGATGCCATAATCGCCACACCCGACAGCCCAAATCAACACCAAGAACAGTATAGttttacacctccaagaaaccAGGCCGTGTTTCACCCACAACCCTGA
- the LOC142552177 gene encoding flavin-containing monooxygenase FMO GS-OX-like 4 has protein sequence MTINSPTATVQFSLQAMPVIASRTVAVIGAGAAGLAAARELVLQGHSVVVYERDTQLGGTWAYTPESESDLMGLDPMRQIVHSSLYASLRTNLPREVMGFRAFPFSASQKPGRDARRFPGHAEVLEYLKDFADEFGLRDLVRFGCEVCHVRMMEDHKWMVRSRKRNEFGDSREDDKVYDAVVVCNGHYTEPRIAEIPGIDEWPGKQIHSHNYRGPEPYRNQIVVLIGSAASANDISRDIAEVAKEVHIASRSVQIEELGKLSGHENIWLHSMISYVCKDGTVAFDDGKEVCADVILHCTGYRYHFPFLETNGVVTVDDNRVGPLYKHIFPPALAPWISFVGLPWKVVPFPMFEYQCKWLAGVLSGQIPLPTINEMMADVEGFYSSMEASGIAKRFTHRVGDLQFEYNDWLAGQSGSPPTEEWRKPMYLVASRKKRSAPETYRDEWEEEDLISLAHLDFEKYISNVKISL, from the exons ATGACAATAAACAGCCCCACCGCGACGGTCCAGTTCTCCCTCCAGGCAATGCCAGTGATCGCCTCCAGAACAGTAGCTGTGATTGGCGCTGGCGCTGCCGGTCTCGCTGCGGCCCGGGAGCTTGTGCTCCAAGGCCATAGCGTCGTGGTTTACGAGCGGGACACACAACTCGGCGGCACGTGGGCCTACACTCCCGAGAGCGAGTCCGACCTTATGGGACTCGATCCGATGCGACAAATCGTTCATTCCAGCCTCTATGCATCCCTCCGTACGAACCTCCCCCGGGAAGTAATGGGTTTCAGGGCCTTCCCGTTTTCCGCTAGCCAAAAACCCGGGAGGGATGCTCGGAGGTTTCCGGGCCACGCGGAGGTGTTGGAGTATTTGAAGGATTTCGCGGATGAGTTTGGGTTGCGGGACTTGGTGAGGTTTGGGTGTGAGGTATGTCATGTGAGGATGATGGAAGATCACAAATGGATGGTGAGATCAAGAAAGAGAAATGAATTTGGTGACAGTCGTGAAGATGATAAAGTTTATGATGCTGTGGTAGTTTGCAACGGACATTATACGGAGCCTCGGATTGCTGAAATACCAG GGATTGATGAGTGGCCAGGGAAACAAATTCATAGCCACAATTATCGTGGTCCCGAGCCCTATCGCAATCAA ATTGTGGTACTGATTGGGAGTGCTGCAAGTGCTAATGATATCTCCAGAGATATTGCTGAAGTGGCTAAAGAAGTTCACATTGCATCCAGATCAGTCCAAATTGAAGAACTTGGAAAACTCTCGGGTCATGAAAATATTTGGCTCCATTCAATG ATCAGCTATGTCTGTAAAGATGGTACTGTGGCTTTTGACGATGGAAAAGAAGTGTGTGCCGATGTTATCCTTCACTGCACAGG GTACAGGTATCACTtcccatttcttgaaacaaacggAGTTGTGACTGTGGATGACAACCGTGTCGGTCCACTGTACAAGCACATTTTTCCACCAGCCTTAGCCCCATGGATTTCATTTGTTGGCTTGCCATGGAAG GTTGTACCTTTCCCCATGTTTGAATACCAATGCAAGTGGTTAGCTGGAGTTTTATCCGGTCAAATTCCCCTCCCAACAATAAATGAAATGATGGCTGATGTTGAAGGTTTTTACTCATCAATGGAAGCATCTGGCATTGCTAAGCGGTTCACTCATAGAGTCGGCGACCTTCAG TTCGAGTATAATGACTGGTTAGCTGGCCAGAGTGGCTCTCCTCCAACCGAAGAATGGAGAAAGCCAATGTATTTGGTGGCTAGCAGGAAAAAGAGAAGTGCACCAGAGACATACCGCGACGAGTGGGAAGAGGAAGATTTGATCTCCCTGGCTCATCTGGACTTCGAAAAATACATTTCCAATGTCAAGATCTCTTTGTAG
- the LOC142552178 gene encoding putative trehalose-phosphate phosphatase F translates to MDLKSSKVSPVLADPTPVNKSRLGIHSSLLPSFSNSISAAPRKKPGKLDDVRSNGWLDAMISSSPPRKKAVKDFNSLSDETDIAYLSWMIRYPSALNSFQLIMDVARNRKLVIFLDYDGTLSPIVDDPDLAFMSGEMRLAVKNVANHFPTAIISGRSRNKVYELVGLKELYYAGSHGMDIMLPAKDTVSGNDLNCVKGTDTEGKEVNLFQPASEFLPMINEVYTALVEITKDIKGSKVENHKFCVSVHYRNVDENSWPVIAQYVHDIMKEHPRLRLTHGRKVLEVRPVIEWDKGKAVEFLLKSLGFSNHRDVLPIYIGDDRTDEDAFKVLRKEYRGHGILVSAVPKESNAFFSLRDPSEVQYFLESLVKTVQQDDA, encoded by the exons ATGGATTTGAAGTCGTCAAAAGTGTCTCCTGTTCTTGCGGATCCTACACCAGTGAACAAATCGAGGCTGGGGATCCATTCTAGTCTCTTACCATCATTCTCGAATAGTATTTCTGCAGCTCCAAGAAAAAAGCCCGGAAAGCTAGACGATGTTCGATCTAACGGCTGGCTCGATGCAATGATATCATCATCCCCTCCTCGTAAAAAGGCTGTCAAGGATTTCAACAGTTTATCGGACGAAACAGATATTGCTTACCTGTCTTGGATG ATTAGATATCCATCGGCTCTCAACTCCTTCCAACTAATCATGGATGTTGCGAGGAATAGGAAATTAGTGATATTCTTGGACTATGATGGAACTCTTTCCCCCATTGTGGACGACCCTGATCTGGCTTTTATGTCTGGCGAA ATGCGTCTTGCTGTAAAAAATGTAGCAAATCATTTTCCAACAGCCATCATCAGTGGAAGAAGCCGAAATAAG GTTTATGAATTAGTAGGACTTAAAGAACTCTATTACGCCGGTAGTCATGGCATGGACATCATGCTTCCGGCCAAAGACACGGTGTCTGGAAACGATTTAAACTGTGTCAAGGGTACTGATACAGAG GGGAAGGAGGTGAATCTGTTCCAGCCCGCGAGTGAATTTTTACCCATGATCAATGAG GTTTATACCGCCCTTGTTGAGATTACAAAAGACATTAAAGGTTCAAAAGTGGAGAACCATAAATTTTGCGTCTCTGTACATTATCGTAACGTAGATGAAAAT AGTTGGCCTGTAATTGCACAGTATGTTCATGACATTATGAAGGAACATCCTCGATTAAGACTAACACATGGACGAAAG GTATTAGAGGTTCGGCCGGTGATCGAGTGGGATAAAGGAAAAGCAGTCGAATTTCTTCTGAAATCGTTAG GATTTAGTAATCATAGAGATGTGCTTCCTATATATATTGGAGATGACAGAACCGACGAAGATGCTTTCAAG GTACTGAGGAAGGAATATCGAGGACACGGGATTCTTGTTTCTGCTGTCCCTAAAGAAAGCAACGCTTTCTTCTCTCTGAGGGACCCTTCAGAG GTCCAATATTTCCTCGAATCCCTCGTCAAAACGGTGCAACAAGATGATGCATAG